A single genomic interval of Symphalangus syndactylus isolate Jambi chromosome 18, NHGRI_mSymSyn1-v2.1_pri, whole genome shotgun sequence harbors:
- the LOC129468506 gene encoding uncharacterized protein isoform X3, which produces MFSNLLGGRRCTRWVLGAAKPGAQRRRGLERLVVAGLSALGRFRCCAAGLRGLRARQAQRLKHHVPGGLLTLCSAGRREHRFSRRPLGEPRRTRSGRPFCNSNLPPKPIRKKGRKETPAFSYCASAPALPAVPPPSAGRAPYAAHEPRSLETGAGLRLPVSRKRARADVNLGAGASSSGLGCRLKWGRLRVFQAVRALVAAEGPATHEEFRRGRSVSGHGQGPRCPRVGAAGLRRGRPRPSGIVPFMGTTA; this is translated from the exons ATGTTTTCGAAC CTCCTCGGCGGCCGCCGCTGCACTCGCTGGGTCTTGGGTGCGGCGAAACCCGGGGCGCAGCGGCGCAGGGGTCTAGAGCGGCTGGTGGTCGCCGGGCTGAGTGCGCTCGGCCGCTTCCGGTGCTGCGCTGCGGGCCTCAGAGGACTTCGTGCTCGGCAAGCCCAGAGACTCAAACACCATGTCCCCGGGGGGCTCCTCACGCTGTGTTCGGCAGGGAGGCGAGAGCACCGGTTCAGCCGGAGACCGCTGGGGGAACCGCGCCGAACACGCTCCGGGCGGCCATTTTGTAACTCGAATCTACCCCCAAAACCAATTCgaaaaaaagggaggaaagaaacgCCCGCGTTCAGCTACTGCGCAAGCGCGCCGGCGCTTCCGGCAGTACCACCTCCTTCCGCCGGCCGGGCCCCTTACGCGGCGCATGAGCCCAGATCCCTGGAAACCGGCGCTGGGCTGAGACTGCCGGTCTCGCGCAAGCGCGCACGCGCCGACGTTAATCTCGGAGCCGGCGCCAGCAGCAGCGGCTTGGGGTGTCGGCTCAAGTGGGGCCGGCTGCGCGTCTTCCAGGCTGTTCGCGCGCTAGTCGCCGCTGAGGGGCCGGCGACGCACGAGGAGTTCCGGCGAGGAAGGTCGGTCAGTGGACATGGCCAAGGCCCGCGGTGTCCGCGTGTGGGAGCTGCAGGGCTGAGGAGAGGCCGCCCGCGACCCTCGGGAATAGT
- the LOC129468506 gene encoding uncharacterized protein isoform X4, giving the protein MFSNLLGGRRCTRWVLGAAKPGAQRRRGLERLVVAGLSALGRFRCCAAGLRGLRARQAQRLKHHVPGGLLTLCSAGRREHRFSRRPLGEPRRTRSGRPFCNSNLPPKPIRKKGRKETPAFSYCASAPALPAVPPPSAGRAPYAAHEPRSLETGAGLRLPVSRKRARADVNLGAGASSSGLGCRLKWGRLRVFQAVRALVAAEGPATHEEFRRGSPFMGTTA; this is encoded by the exons ATGTTTTCGAAC CTCCTCGGCGGCCGCCGCTGCACTCGCTGGGTCTTGGGTGCGGCGAAACCCGGGGCGCAGCGGCGCAGGGGTCTAGAGCGGCTGGTGGTCGCCGGGCTGAGTGCGCTCGGCCGCTTCCGGTGCTGCGCTGCGGGCCTCAGAGGACTTCGTGCTCGGCAAGCCCAGAGACTCAAACACCATGTCCCCGGGGGGCTCCTCACGCTGTGTTCGGCAGGGAGGCGAGAGCACCGGTTCAGCCGGAGACCGCTGGGGGAACCGCGCCGAACACGCTCCGGGCGGCCATTTTGTAACTCGAATCTACCCCCAAAACCAATTCgaaaaaaagggaggaaagaaacgCCCGCGTTCAGCTACTGCGCAAGCGCGCCGGCGCTTCCGGCAGTACCACCTCCTTCCGCCGGCCGGGCCCCTTACGCGGCGCATGAGCCCAGATCCCTGGAAACCGGCGCTGGGCTGAGACTGCCGGTCTCGCGCAAGCGCGCACGCGCCGACGTTAATCTCGGAGCCGGCGCCAGCAGCAGCGGCTTGGGGTGTCGGCTCAAGTGGGGCCGGCTGCGCGTCTTCCAGGCTGTTCGCGCGCTAGTCGCCGCTGAGGGGCCGGCGACGCACGAGGAGTTCCGGCGAGGAAG
- the LOC129468506 gene encoding uncharacterized protein isoform X2 gives MFSNLLGGRRCTRWVLGAAKPGAQRRRGLERLVVAGLSALGRFRCCAAGLRGLRARQAQRLKHHVPGGLLTLCSAGRREHRFSRRPLGEPRRTRSGRPFCNSNLPPKPIRKKGRKETPAFSYCASAPALPAVPPPSAGRAPYAAHEPRSLETGAGLRLPVSRKRARADVNLGAGASSSGLGCRLKWGRLRVFQAVRALVAAEGPATHEEFRRGRSVSGHGQGPRCPRVGAAGLRRGRPRPSGIVKEFGASPRSKVKASVLEK, from the exons ATGTTTTCGAAC CTCCTCGGCGGCCGCCGCTGCACTCGCTGGGTCTTGGGTGCGGCGAAACCCGGGGCGCAGCGGCGCAGGGGTCTAGAGCGGCTGGTGGTCGCCGGGCTGAGTGCGCTCGGCCGCTTCCGGTGCTGCGCTGCGGGCCTCAGAGGACTTCGTGCTCGGCAAGCCCAGAGACTCAAACACCATGTCCCCGGGGGGCTCCTCACGCTGTGTTCGGCAGGGAGGCGAGAGCACCGGTTCAGCCGGAGACCGCTGGGGGAACCGCGCCGAACACGCTCCGGGCGGCCATTTTGTAACTCGAATCTACCCCCAAAACCAATTCgaaaaaaagggaggaaagaaacgCCCGCGTTCAGCTACTGCGCAAGCGCGCCGGCGCTTCCGGCAGTACCACCTCCTTCCGCCGGCCGGGCCCCTTACGCGGCGCATGAGCCCAGATCCCTGGAAACCGGCGCTGGGCTGAGACTGCCGGTCTCGCGCAAGCGCGCACGCGCCGACGTTAATCTCGGAGCCGGCGCCAGCAGCAGCGGCTTGGGGTGTCGGCTCAAGTGGGGCCGGCTGCGCGTCTTCCAGGCTGTTCGCGCGCTAGTCGCCGCTGAGGGGCCGGCGACGCACGAGGAGTTCCGGCGAGGAAGGTCGGTCAGTGGACATGGCCAAGGCCCGCGGTGTCCGCGTGTGGGAGCTGCAGGGCTGAGGAGAGGCCGCCCGCGACCCTCGGGAATAGT